A region from the Triticum aestivum cultivar Chinese Spring chromosome 3D, IWGSC CS RefSeq v2.1, whole genome shotgun sequence genome encodes:
- the LOC123079299 gene encoding subtilisin-like protease SBT2.2, with product MGVARRERWAVPLLWAALLAVALLGGARGSEEGTAVYIVTMKQAPVSHKRLDLERFRSSRVAAAAGGGAGDNPATSILRKPRHASPKYMNYGSLLVRLQNSLLKKTLRGEHYTKLYSYHYLINGFAVVLTPQQAEKLNRRKEVANIMLDFSVRTATTYTPEFLGLPEGAWVQDGGPQCAGQGVVVGLIDTGIDPNHPSFADDLTTDNYPVPAHYSGNCEVTSDFPSGSCNRKLVGARHFAASAITRGVFNASQDLASPSDSDGHGTHTASIAAGNHGIPVIVAGHHFGDASGMAPRAHIAVYKALYKGFGGFAADVVAAIDQAAEDNVDIISLSITPNRRPPGLATFFNPIDMALMSAVKDGIFVVQAAGNTGPSPKSMSSYSPWIFTVGASAHDREYNNYVVLGNNLTISGVGLAPGTDGDSMYNLIAAPHALQNYTTTPIEMSLGECQDPSHLDKDLIRGKILVCSYSIRFVLGLSSVKQALDTAKNVSAAGIIFYLDPFVLGFQLNPTPMDIPGLIIPSSDDSKIFLSYYNDSLVRDGPSDRVVKFGAVAKILGGLKPNYGSSAPKVMFYSARGPDPEDNTLANADILKPNVVAPGSSIWGAWSSRGLDSAEFTGESFAMLSGTSMAAPHIAGLAALIKQKFPSFSPAAIGSALSTTTTLSDKQGNPIMSQRTYSNPDSTQTPATPFDMGNGFANATAALDPGLIFDCNYDDYLSFLCGINGSAPVVANYTGSSCRASTMTGADLNLPSITIAVLNQSRTITRTITNVASDENYTVSCNAPYGVAASAAPAQFFIPSGQKQLVTFVVNATMTNSSASFGDVEFYGDRGHRVVIPFTVMSKAV from the exons ATGGGGGTGGCTCGGAGGGAGCGCTGGGCTGTTCCCCTCCTGTGGGCGGCGCTTCTTGCGGTGGCGCTGCTGGGCGGCGCCCGCGGCTCCGAGGAGGGCACCGCGGTGTACATTGTGACCATGAAGCAGGCGCCCGTGTCCCACAAGCGCCTCGACCTGGAGAGGTTTCGGAGCAGCagggttgccgccgccgccggcggcggcgcaggggatAACCCGGCCACCAGCATCCTCAGGAAACCGAG GCATGCTTCACCCAAATATATGAATTATGGCTCACTCCTAGTGCGCCTTCAAAATTCTCTCCTGAAGAAGACACTAAGAGGAGAGCACTATACAAAGTTGTACAGTTACCACTACTTGATTAATGGTTTTGCTGTTGTCCTCACTCCTCAGCAG GCAGAGAAGCTAAATAGGAGAAAAGAAGTGGCAAACATAATGTTGGATTTCTCTGTTAGGACGGCAACAACTTATACCCCTGAATTCCTTGGCCTGCCAGAAGGTGCTTGGGTGCAAGATGGTGGTCCACAATGTGCTGGCCAGGGTGTTGTTGTGGGCCTCATTGATACAGGAATCGACCCAAATCACCCTAGCTTTGCAGATGACTTGACAACCGATAATTATCCAGTTCCTGCTCACTACTCTGGTAATTGTGAGGTTACAAGTGATTTTCCATCTGGGTCCTGCAACAGAAAGCTTGTTGGAGCTCGACATTTTGCAGCATCTGCAATAACCCGAGGAGTCTTCAATGCCTCTCAAGATCTTGCTTCACCATCTGATAGTGATGGCCATGGGAC CCACACAGCATCCATCGCTGCTGGTAATCATGGCATACCTGTTATTGTGGCTGGGCATCACTTTGGGGATGCAAGTGGAATGGCTCCTCGTGCACA CATCGCTGTCTATAAAGCGCTGTACAAAGGTTTTGGAGGTTTTGCTGCTGATGTAGTGGCTGCAATAGATCAG GCAGCTGAAGATAATGTCGACATAATCAGTTTATCTATTACCCCTAATAGGAGGCCTCCTGGATTGGCTACATTCTTTAATCCAATTGACATGGCACTAATGTCAGCTGTGAAAGATGGCATATTTGTTGTGCAAGCTGCAGGAAATACCGGTCCTTCCCCTAAGAGCATGTCTTCATACAGTCCATGGATTTTTACTGTAGGCGCTTCTGCCCATGACAGGGAGTACAACAACTATGTTGTACTTGGCAACAATTTGACCATTTCAGGAGTTGGCCTTGCTC CTGGAACAGATGGTGATTCCATGTACAATCTGATTGCTGCACCTCATGCACTGCAAAATTATACAACTACTCCAATTGAAATGTCCCTAGGAGAGTGCCAAGATCCAAGCCACCTAGATAAAGATCTGATAAGGGGGAAGATACTGGTCTGCAGCTATTCCATAAGATTTGTACTTGGCCTCTCTTCTGTGAAGCAAGCTTTAGATACAGCAAAGAATGTCAGTGCTGCAGGAATTATATTTTACTTGGACCCTTTTGTCCTTGGTTTCCAGCTGAACCCAACTCCAATGGATATACCTGGACTTATAATACCATCATCTGATGACTCTAAG ATATTCCTAAGTTATTACAACGATTCGCTTGTACGAGATGGGCCGTCAGACAGAGTTGTCAAGTTTGGTGCAGTTGCAAAAATACTAGGAGGTCTGAAGCCAAATTATGGTAGTTCGGCACCAAAAGTGATGTTTTATTCTGCTAGGGGGCCTGACCCTGAGGATAATACATTGGCCAATGCCGATATCTTGAAACCAAATGTGGTAGCACCTGGCAGTTCCATTTGGGGTGCTTGGAGTTCGCGTGGATTGGATTCTGCTGAATTTACCG GTGAAAGTTTTGCGATGCTCTCCGGTACAAGTATGGCTGCACCACACATTGCTGGCCTTGCTGCTCTAATCAAGCAGAAGTTTCCTTCTTTTAGCCCGGCAGCTATAGGTTCCGCGCTGTCTACTACTACAACTCTCAGTGACAAGCAGGGGAATCCAATCATGTCACAGCGAACATACAGCAACCCAGACTCCACACAAACTCCAGCTACACCTTTTGACATGGGGAATGGGTTTGCCAATGCCACTGCTGCTTTGGACCCTGGGCTCATATTTGATTGCA ATTACGATGACTACCTCTCCTTTCTGTGTGGTATAAATGGCTCTGCTCCAGTAGTGGCGAACTACACCGGCAGCAGCTGCAGGGCCTCCACCATGACCGGAGCAGACCTAAACCTGCCGTCGATCACTATAGCCGTGCTCAACCAGTCAAGAACAATAACGCGAACAATCACCAACGTGGCGAGCGACGAGAACTACACGGTCAGCTGCAACGCCCCCTACGGGGTGGCGGCGTCCGCGGCACCAGCACAGTTCTTCATCCCCAGCGGGCAGAAGCAGCTCGTGACCTTCGTCGTGAACGCCACCATGACCAACTCTTCGGCGAGCTTCGGGGACGTCGAGTTCTATGGGGACAGGGGCCACCGGGTGGTCATTCCGTTCACGGTCATGTCCAAGGCTGTGTAG
- the LOC123079300 gene encoding protein PLASTID TRANSCRIPTIONALLY ACTIVE 12, chloroplastic, with protein MASCSHPWLFPGMSSPPPAASTAVPVPSFCKSSKVFASLRHRRNAGSVAPTRTRRCTIRCVKDESIHFDPSKIEAPPYSSYFDSTSGQLEPASGARASIPGQEYWPEGTAARVRAARAPAPVGESAGTPSLGKKPGSRRKGYKGQVASASAAGGADTGGDDGEFIVATEVPLDDTLEETNDSLDEYVIYEAPKEESLSEYEMDKMMGRPHPFVDPAKAMLAEEPKSSEELWWNWRRKSEAEMWSRWQRRRPDVDTVFAKAMAETGQIKIFGDHPTRTEAALAKTRRHLHKEERLEAEQRRLEEIGPIAYYSEWVEAYKQKDTSWEAIQKHFEETGEDANTQLITMFQHQTAGEYRIMMGTDVRIQRDPLAMRMREDQIKQIWGGDPVYPTVNYVQDPDEVIDYRSPEFHEPTPEVVPYLMEHGIMITKEELDARLMEEEEDINQDITYIPEVKDPMSTAVDIGEHSFNEDSDDDEEVDKAVTLPESLEDEEDGGDEAAEVEGKVSQNWSVLKTTGQDEKPKEKLKKDQMSLKDAINESENLTDFLMDFEEDE; from the exons ATGGCGTCTTGCTCCCACCCGTGGCTCTTTCCAG GcatgtcgtcgccgccgccggctgccTCCACCGCCGTGCCGGTTCCGAGCTTCTGCAAGTCCTCG AAGGTGTTTGCTAGTTTGCGTCACCGGAGAAACGCAGGGTCAGTCGCGCCGACCAGAACGCGGAGATGCACGATCAGGTGCGTCAAGGATGAGTCTATCCATTTTGATCCGTCGAAGATTGAAGCGCCGCCGTACTCCAGTTACTTCGACTCCACGTCTGGTCAGCTCGAGCCGGCGTCAGGCGCCCGGGCAAGCATACCTGGGCAGGAGTACTGGCCGGAGGGCACTGCAGCCCGTGTCCGTGCTGCCCGTGCACCTGCGCCGGTCGGGGAGTCGGCCGGGACTCCGTCTCTTGGCAAGAAACCCGGGAGTAGGAGGAAAGGGTACAAGGGGCAGGTAGCGTCAGCATCAGCGGCGGGCGGTGCGGACACCGGTGGAGATGACGGCGAGTTCATTGTGGCCACTGAGGTTCCACTAGATGATACATTGGAGGAAACAAATGATTCGCTGGATGAATATGTTATTTACGAGGCGCCCAAGGAGGAGAGTTTGAGCGAGTATGAGATGGACAAGATGATGGGGCGGCCACACCCATTTGTTGACCCAGCAAAGGCGATGTTGGCAGAGGAACCGAAATCGAGCGAGGAGCTCTGGTGGAATTGGAGGAGGAAGTCCGAGGCAGAAATGTGGTCAAGATGGCAGAGGAGGCGCCCAGATGTTGACACG GTCTTTGCAAAGGCAATGGCTGAAACTGGGCAGATTAAAATATTTGGGGATCACCCTACAAGAACAGAAGCTGCTCTTGCCAAGACAAGAAGACATTTACACAAAGAGGAAAG GTTAGAAGCAGAACAGAGGAGACTAGAAGAAATAGGACCAATAGCATACTATTCAGAATGGGTAGAAGCATATAAACAAAAGGACACTTCATGGGAAGCCATTCAGAAGCACTTTGAGGAGACTGGTGAAGATGCGAATACTCAACTTATAACAATGTTTCAACACCAAACTGCTGGGGAATATCGTATCATGATGGGCACTGATGTTCGTATACAACGAGATCCTTTGGCAATGAGGATGCGTGAAGACCAGATTAAACAGA TTTGGGGTGGTGATCCTGTTTACCCAACTGTGAACTATGTTCAGGATCCTGATGAAGTGATTGACTACAGGAGTCCGGAATTTCATGAGCCTACCCCTGAAGTAGTACCTTATTTGATGGAG CATGGGATAATGATCACGAAGGAAGAACTGGATGCACGtttgatggaagaggaagaagacatCAATCAAGACATTACG TACATTCCTGAAGTCAAAGATCCCATGTCTACTGCTGTTGATATTGGAGAGCATTCT TTCaatgaagatagtgatgatgatgaggaggttgACAAAGCTGTCACACTGCCCGAGTCACTAGAG GATGAGGAAGATGGCGGGGATGAGGCTGCGGAAGTTGAAGGGAAAGTGAGTCAAAACTGGAGTGTTCTAAAGACTACTGGGCAGGACGAAAAACCAAAG GAAAAGTTAAAGAAAGACCAGATGTCACTTAAAGACGCTATTAATGAGTCCGAGAACCTTACTGATTTCCTTATGGACTTTGAAGAAGATGAGTAA
- the LOC123079301 gene encoding wax ester synthase/diacylglycerol acyltransferase 11 has protein sequence MEATTLRKRPLSVKTAAGREGRTAAEAELGEPVSPSARLVEDFYIIVLMGASTPLNLPALRAGIEAQLARYPHFRSIQVTDRDGELRWLPTTVNVDNHLIRPTLDPAAVAANPDKAVEDYVASLSTLPMDRSQPLWEFHLFDFPTSEATSTAAIRVHHSLGDGMSLLTLLMACTRSAADPTRLPAMPPLPTRTGAIYQRPRPSAGVLAFLAWVWSFVVLAWHTVVDVVGFFATILFLKDPHTLFKRVNHAETQRKRIVHRRLSLDDVKFVKNAMKCTVNDVLIGVTYAALSRYHFRKSGETDTHKEIRVRSMLLVNLRPTTSLHACVDMIKSGKESHVEWGNELGFIILPFFIGMHSDPLDYVRKGKKVVDRKKSSLEVVFTHVAAEVIFKVFGLKAASAIFHRMISHTTISFANMTGPVEQVEFCGHPIVFIAPSGYGPPEALTVNYQSYVNTIMINLALDEGHFPDYDELLDDFVESLEHIKDAASRLGMHHRKA, from the exons ATGGAGGCCACCACCCTGCGGAAGCGGCCGCTCTCGGTCAAGACGGCCGCCGGACGCGAAGGGCGGACGGCGGCCGAAGCAGAGCTGGGGGAGCCGGTCAGCCCCTCCGCGAGGCTggtggaggacttctacatcatcgTCCTCATGGGCGCCTCCACGCCCCTCAACCTccccgccctccgcgccggcatcGAGGCCCAGCTCGCACGCTACCCACACTTCCGCAGCATCCAG GTGACGGACAGGGACGGCGAGCTGCGGTGGTTGCCGACGACGGTGAAcgtggacaaccacctcatccgcCCGACGCTGGACCCGGCCGCCGTGGCGGCCAACCCGGACAAGGCCGTAGAGGACTACGTGGCGTCGCTGTCCACGCTGCCCATGGACCGGTCCCAGCCGCTGTGGGAGTTCCACCTCTTCGACTTCCCGACCTCCGAGGCGACCTCCACCGCCGCGATCCGCGTGCACCACTCCCTCGGGGACGGCATGTCGCTGCTCACGCTCCTCATGGCCTGCACGCGCAGCGCCGCCGACCCGACCAGGCTGCCGGCCATGCCGCCGCTACCGACGCGCACGGGCGCCATCTACCAGCGCCCGCGCCCTTCGGCGGGCGTCCTGGCGTTCCTCGCGTGGGTCTGGTCGTTCGTCGTGCTCGCCTGGCACACCGTGGTGGACGTCGTCGGCTTCTTCGCGACCATACTGTTCTTGAAGGATCCGCACACGCTGTTCAAGCGGGTGAACCACGCGGAGACGCAGCGCAAGCGCATCGTGCACCGGAGGCTTAGCCTCGACGACGTCAAGTTCGTCAAGAACGCCATGAAATGC ACAGTTAACGATGTGTTGATTGGAGTCACATACGCTGCCCTGTCGCGCTATCACTTCCGAAAGTCAG GTGAAACCGACACTCATAAAGAGATACGGGTACGCTCGATGCTTCTCGTCAACTTAAGGCCGACCACAAGCCTACAC GCATGCGTTGATATGATAAAGTCGGGCAAAGAAAGCCACGTGGAATGGGGAAATGAACTTGGGTTCATCATCCTTCCGTTCTTCATCGGCATGCACAGCGACCCACTCGACTACGTTCGCAAGGGGAAGAAGGTTGTGGACAGGAAGAAGAGCTCACTGGAGGTGGTATTCACACATGTCGCCGCAGAAGTGATCTTCAAAGTGTTTGGACTGAAG GCAGCTTCGGCTATCTTCCATCGTATGATCTCCCATACCACTATATCATTCGCCAACATGACTGGCCCGGTTGAACAGGTCGAGTTTTGTGGGCATCCAATCGTCTTCATCGCCCCTAGCGGCTATGGACCGCCAGAA GCCCTAACCGTGAATTATCAAAGCTATGTCAACACCATCATGATAAATCTAGCACTGGATGAGGGACACTTTCCTGACTATGATGAACTTTTGGATGACTTTGTTGAATCCCTTGAGCATATTAAGGATGCAGCTTCACGCCTTGGAATGCATCATAGGAAGGCCTAA